Within the Gracilinema caldarium DSM 7334 genome, the region TGATTCATCTCAAGTTTAATAGCAATACAGCAGCTTTGAACAAAACGAATTCCCCGTAATGCAATAAAAGTTTCGACCTGTTCATTGATTATTGATTCTCTTCCGATGGCAGTTTCTAGTTCTTTATATAAAAGCTGCTCAACCAAGGTTGATGTATCCTGTTCTTTTTGTTTTGATTGAATCGAATGTAGTACTGTTTCAAGAGTTTCTTGAACCTTTTCTTGGGAAACAGGTTTTACCAAATATTCCTTAACACCAATCCGAATCGCTTCTCGAGCATAATCAAATTCACTAAAGGCGGTAATAAAAATAATAGCGGTAGTTTGAGAGATGATTTGTATTTCCTTTGCAACTGAAATACCATCCAATCCCGGCATCTTAATATCTAAAAGCACTATATCAATTTTAACCTGCTGTACTCGTTCTAGAACCTCCCGGCCATTCTCTGCTTCATATATCTGGATAGAAGGGATGCTCATTTCCTGGATAATCTTATGTAAAGCCCGACGTTCCAAGGCTTCATCATCAGCTATCAATATGCGTATGGTATTCATGTATCATGGTCTCCATCTTTGGCCTAACAGGTATTTTAAGAAGAACCTTAGTCCCTTGCCCCTCTTTGCTGGTAAGTCTTAATATTGCACCGTCCCCATAACAGAGCAGTAATCGTTTGCGGACATTACTGATTCCCAATCCTTCATGTACAGCACATCCTTTTTCTACTACCATACCTTTGCCGGTATCTTTAATCTTAACAAATACCGTGGAAGATTTCCGAGTTATATCGACACTAACCATGCCGCCCTGTTCCAGAGGTTCGATACCATGACGAACCGCATTCTCTACAAGAGGTTGTAAGGTAAAGCGAGGAATAAGTACAGAACGGACGCATTTCTGTATTCTCATAACCCACCTGAGCCGCTTGCCAAATCGGAGTGCCTGAAATTTGAGGTACTCCTCAACCACATCTGCTTCTTCCTGAATAGTGACAAAAGCCTCAGGAGAAGCCAATGCATACCGAAAAAGGGTACCCAATGCAAGGGCAAGCTTTTCAGTTTCATGGGCTTCTTCAAAAAGTGCAGTCCGTGCTATGGTGTTAATCGCATTAAAAAGAAAATGGGGACGTATTTGATCCTGTAAATTGATAAATTGGGCTTCACGAAGGGCTAATTCCTCCTCACGTAATTGACGTTCCAATTTCGCTTTTTCCTGAAGATCTTGAACCATTTTTTTAATATTTCGACTCATCGTATTAAAAGATTGGGAAAGTATATCGATTTCATCTCCTGTGTTTGTATAAATTTCTGGCACATTCAGTTCCCCCTGGGCTATATGCTGAGACACTTCTGCCAGCCGATGTATCGGCTTTGCAATAGAGGAAGAAAAAGCAACACCGGTTATTATAAAAATACCAATACATATTCCTAACAACTCTAATGTGAAAATTCTAATTCTATGGATCCGTTTAATTAGAATTTGATAGATGTGAGCACCAGCTTGCATAGCATCAGAAAGGGTTGCTGCTAGGTATCCATCAATATAATTCACAATTCGGTTGGCTAGTGCGATATCCTGATACCAGCCAAGTTCCCGCATTTCCCGTTTTGCAATGCCCTTTGCTAATAACAAGAAATAGGCATCTAAACCTCTCCGGGTAGCCCGAAGGTTAAAATAAACATTCTTTGATTCATGATCATCTGCTTCCAATTGTGAAAGGGAAAAGTAGAGGGATTGTTGTTCGAAAGCCAGCTGAGACTCATCTGGAGTGGTACCTTCCCGCAGCTGCCGTTCTACCCGTTGAAACTGCTGTCCTAGATCGAGTCGTAACTGATGTATTCGGTGATAACGGTTAAGACGAATGTCAAATTCTTGAACACCTTGATAGGTAACCAATTGCACATATAAATCAAGAATAGCTACTGCACTGATTGCAATAATATAAAACATAACTAATTTTAAACGAATTGAGAGTTTAATTAATGCCATAAGCTAATTATAAATTCAAATTCCTATCTTTACATCCTGTAAATTTGGTTTATACTAAAAAGATGTTGCGTAACTATTTACCATTAAAAAAATTATCATTACAACAAAAAATCCAAAAATCTCCATACCTTTTTACCTTGCTTAAGGGAACCGGTGTCTTCATGAAAGATTATGAAACCGGCGAAGTTATTCCCAACACACTCTGGAAAAACTTAGGTTATTCCGAGAAAGATATGAAACAGGATAATTGGCTTAAGTTTATTCATAAAGAAGATCTTCATAAAGCTCAGGATTTTCACCGGCGACTGCTTCATGGAGAAAGCGACCTCTGGGAAGGACAATATCGGATACAAGCTCGTTCAGGCGAATATTACGCGATACGGCATCGGGCTCTTATTTTAGAACGTTCAGCAGAAAAAGTTCCTCGAATATATATCGGTTGGGATGTTGATATAACCGATATGGTAAAAAAACTTGAAGAGGCAAATAAACAAATTTCCATCTATCAACATTTGTTGCTACGTTCTGAAGAAATACGGCATGCAGTATCTATCCTGAGTACGACCTTAGACCCCTACGAAGCAGCGGAACAAATGATGTATCAAGTCAAAAAGTTAATTACCTTTGATGCCGCTGTAGTTCGTGTGCTCGAAGAAAATGAGTCCATCGTCCTCGCTGCATCAGGGTTTACTTCAAAATCTTGCCCACTACAAGTACCAACTCTGACTTTAACATCTCTACAATTTACAACGCCAAATCCACAATTATATACTCCTGCTACAGGCCCGTATCGTTCGGTTTTAGTTGTGCCAATCTATAAAAAGAATAATCTTATCGGTTGCCTTGAGTTATTTGCAAAGAATGCTAATCATTTTAGCAATGAAGATATAGGTAATGCGATGCTATTTTCTGAACAAGCGGGGATCGCTTTTACCAATGCATTACGTTACAAGGTTAGAGAACAAGAAGCAGCTACAGACTGGTTAACGGGGCTTCCCACAAGAAGGTCCTTTCATGCCCGATTGAATAGAATGCTCTTGGAATCAAGACCTGATGAAATTTACTCTATTCTGATGATTGATATTGATAACTTTAAATATATAAACGACAACTATGGTCATTTATTTGGAGACACCGTATTGATAGCTATTGCTTCAGCCTGTAAGGAGACCTTCCGTGCCAATGATATTAGTTGTCGATATGGCGGAGAAGAAATTCTTATTTTACTACATGGAGCTGATCAAAAAGCAGCAACAATTGTTGCTGAACGTATCCGTGAACATGTTCAGCAACTTTCATTTACTGAGTATCCAAAAGTTTCAGTAACGGTAAGTGTCGGTATTTATACAACTACCTATCAAGAAGATATACGAGATGCAATCGCCTGCGCGGATGAAGCCTTGTATAGAGCCAAGGAATCTGGTAGAAACCGCTGTATACTTTATAATTGAGGTTATACATGCAAAGGCCCATACAGATCGACCTTTTTCCTTTAAAGAAAGCCCTATGGTTTTTTATCTTCATATCAATCTACAACACCGTTATTGTTTTCCCAAAAGACACCGCTGATCTTCGTACAGCCATTGTAACAACTGCTCAAAAATATGTGGGGGTTCCCTATATGTACGGGGCCGCGTCCCCTTCAGCATTCGATTGCTCAGGTTTTGTTGGCTATGTATACCGGGAAGCTGCAAACATTAAACTGCCCCGTTCATCCCGTCAAATTTGGGTTATTGGTTTTCCGATACCGCTTGCAAAGGCACAACCGGGGGACATCCTTGTATTTGACACCTCAGGTGGATTTCCCAGCCATGTGGCACTACTCATCGATAAAAACCAGATGATCCATGCGGTGTCCCAAGGCCCGAAGACAGGCGTCATGATTTCTTCTTTAAATGATTCATATTTCGGGCCTCGGCTTATCGGTGTTCGTCGTTTTCTCTCTGAGGGCGTAGCCACAGGTACTGTAGCTGATGCAGGAAGTAAGACAGAAAAAGTTACAACCAGTACTACACCAATAGCCTCTGACAAAGCACAGGTTAAAAACGAGATCCCTATAGACACTATTTCGTTTACCATCACTAATGAGCCGGTTATATATACTGATAAAATTCCCGCCCAGGTCGGAAGCGGGGTACAGTTTATCGTCAGCAACGGGACCGGCAAGGACGGAACCTTTGAGATTCTCTTTTATAAGATGGATATGGACCCTGCTAAGGCAAAAACCATCCGCCAGGATAGAATACAGATAAAAACAGGGGCCTCTCTCGAACTGGATCCCATTATTTTAACCGAAACAGGACAGTACAAGCTTATCCTCAAAACCAGCAGTAACCTGAAACGGGTCGAACGGGTCTGGAAAGTAGTAAGTTCAAAATAAAAGGGCTATTCTATGTTTACTGAGCCTGCAAAGGATAGCCCCCATCGTAAATACCTGGGATCCCAGCCCGGGGCAGGAAAAGCCCCGATGAAAGCTTCTGGCTTTACACGGCCTTATAACCTGTCTGTATGGCCTCCAGGTTCATAGGTATGAATTTATGCTTGGTTTCTGGGAAAAACTTTTTAAGGATCCGCTCCGTATCGGTAAGTTTTAAGGCACCGGTCAATTTTGCCAGGGCTCCCAGAGCGACCATATTGGCAATCTTTGCATCCCCAATTTTTTCAGCTATTCCCTGAGCATCCACCTTAACAAGGCGGATATCCTTCCGTTCAGGGGCTGTTTTCACCAGGGTCGAATTGACCAGCATAAGCCCATCAGGTTTTACTATTTTTTCGCAGAGGGCCAATGAATCCTGGTTCATCACTAACACTGAATCGGGGGTCGTCACCAGGGGACTCGCTATTTCTTCATCCGAAACGATGACCCCCGCCCGGGCAATACCCCCTCGCTTCTCCGCACCATAGAAGGGGAAAAAGGTTACATTCTTTCCCTCTTCCATAGCCAGGTACACCCAGATCTGTCCCAGAGATATAATACCCTGGCCGCCAAAACCGGCAAAAAAAGATTTTTCTGTCATCGTGCAGCCCCCTTTGCAGCAGCGCCACCCAGGCCTGTGCTGGCCGCGGCAGCCCCCTCAGAAGCTCCAGCAAGCTCATTTTTAATCTCGCCCAGGTGATAGTAGGGAATCATGTTATTTTCGAGCCATTCCACCGCATCCTGAGGCTCCATCCCCCAGTTGGTAGGACACTGGGAAAGGATTTCTACCATGGTAAAACCTTCTCCATTCATCTGAGTCTGGAAGGCTTTTTTTATATATTGCTTGGTTTTCCGGACATTGGCGGGGGTATTTACAGCACCACGGGCGAGATACCGCGTACCACCGAGGGTTGCAAGGAGTTCGCAGACCTGAATCGGGTAGCCCATGCCGGCTCCTACAGGATCCCGGCCCAGGGGTGCGGTGGTCGCCTTTTGCCCTACCAGCGTGGTGGGAGCCATCTGACCACCTGTCATCCCATAAATGGCGTTATTCACAAAAATAACGGTAAATTTTTCGCCCCGGTTAGCGGCATGGATGATTTCTGCTGTTCCTATAGCAGCCAGGTCACCGTCGCCCTGATAGCAGATAACAAGATGATCCGGTAGAACCCGCTTAATACCCGTAGCCGCTGCAGGAGTACGGCCATGGGGCGGCTGGACTGAATCAAAATCAAAATAGAGGTCCGCCCAGATAGAACAACCCACCGGATTGGTGATAATTGCCCGTTCCCGCATATTCATTTCATCAATAACTTCAGTAATAAGCCGGTGTATGACCCCGTGCCCGCAACCTGCGCAGTATTTTGTGGATACTGTTTTTAAGCTCCCGGGGTGTCCGTAGAGTTTTTTCATCATTTACCTCCCGAGGATCCGTTTCGCCTCTGCGAAGACCTCTTCTTCTGTGGGAATAACCCCGCCGCAATGTCCTAAAAAATGCACCGGTGTGCGGCCCAGCACCGACAACCGGACATCTTCTACCATCTGACCCATGCTCATCTCCACGGTGAGGAAGGGCTTTTTTCGTTCAGCCAGCCGGGACAAAACCTGTTCCGGGAAGGGCCAAAGGGTAATGGGCCGGAACAATCCGAGCTTAATACCTGCCTTATCCGCAAGTTTTTTAGCACCCAGACATACCCGGGCAGAAGTACCGTAGGCTACCATATACAAATCCGCATCTTCGCCAATAAGTTCGTACCGTACCTCTTTTGCCTTTATCGCTTCATAGCGCTGGAACCGGGCTTTCACTTTTGCTTCGAGATTTTCAGGGACCAGATCGAGGGAAGAAATATGACGGGCCGGCCGGCTGGTACCCGCCTGGTGCCCAACGGTCCAATCCCGCTTTGGAAGACTCTTGAGGTCCCGTTCAGGGGGCAGCACCACTCCTTCCATCATCTGTCCGATCATACCATCGGCCTGCAAAATAACCGGAATACGCCAGGTATCGGCGAGGTCAAAGGCGAGATAGGTCAGATCCGCCGCTTCCTGGACACTTTTTGGAGCCAAAACAATGGTGTAGTAATCACCATGGCCGCCCCCCCGGGTAGACTGGAAATAGTCTGCCTGACTGGGAGCAATAGACCCAAGCCCCGGACCGCCTCGGACCACATTAGCTAATACCAGGGGTATATCTGCACCTGCCGCATAGGAAATGCCTTCCTGCTTAAGGCTTACGCCGGGACTGCTCGAACTCGTCATGGCCCGGGCTCCAGCAGCACTGGAACCATAGACCATATTGATGGCTGCCACTTCGCTTTCAGCCTGGATAAAGATCCGTCCCCGGGCAAGCATGTGCCGAGCCATATAGGCAGTAAGCTCATTCTGGGGAGTAATAGGGTATCCATAATAAGCGGTGCAGCCTGCCCTGATAGCCGCCTCTGCGATAGCCTCATTCCCCTTCATCAGGCGCTTTTCTTCGCTCATGCTTCATCTCCTTCCAATTCATATACCTCGATGCAGACATCGGGGCATACCTGATAACAACTGCCGCAGGCTATACATTTCTCCGCATATTTTGCAAAGGATGGATAGGTTCCTGTTGAATTTGGGTTAGTATCCGGTTCAAGGACCTTAACAGGACATGCACGGACACAGAGATAGCACCCCTTGCACATTTCCCGGTCAATGACCACCTTTCCTCTCTTAGCCATAGGGCCTCCTAATTTATAGTATTGGGCAGGATTAAACCCTTTTTATAAGCAAAGGGTGTCCCTACCCCGAACCTTGCTAGTTTCGTTTCTGGCTAAAGGCAACCAATACCGCCAGAGCAATAGAAGCATGTTTGGTTTCGGCCGAATCGGCCCGGCTTGTCAGGACCACTGGTGCACCGGCCCCCATCACAAGCCCTGCTCCCTTTGCCCCTCCCAGGTCAATGACTGCCTTATACAGGATATTTCCCGCCTCTATATCCGGCGCCACCAGGATATCCGCATCCCCTGCCACGGGGCTGTCGATTTTCTTTATCCGGGCCGATTCGGCGCTGATCGCATTATCAAGGGCCAGGGGACCATCGATGATACAGTCCTTAATTTGCCCGCGGCGATTCATTTGGGTAAGAACAGCCCCATCCATGGTACAGGGCATTTTGTCCGGGTTTACCTTTTCCACCGCCGCAAGCAGGGCCACCTTGGGAACAGCAATACCCAGCGCATGGGCACAATCGACAGCGTTTTTTATAATATCAATTTTTTCCTGCAGGGATGGTGCAATATTGATGGCCGCATCGGTCATCAAAAATAATTTGTGATAATTCAGTGATTCAGCCACCCCCACATGACTCACGAGGCGCCCCGCATTCAATCCTGTTTCTTTGTTTAATACGGCCTTGAGCAGAACCGAGGTATCCAGGATGCCCTTCATCACAAAGGCGGCTTCTCCCCGCCTGACATAATCCACTGCCAGAGCTGCTGCCCGGGCAATATCAGGCTCATCGACTACAACATAATTTGAGAGCTCAATATGAATATCCTTGGCGATTGTCTCAATAAGGGAACAATCCCCAATTAGTGTTGCTTCTGCAAAACCATCTCTCCGGGCGGCTTCCACAGCCTCAAGAACATCTTCATCATGGGCGGCAGCAACCACAATCCGGACCCGCCCCTGTTCCCGAGAAAGGGACTTAGCCCTATGAATGAGTTCAGCAATAGTTTTCATGGTCATACCTCAGTTTATTGTTCCATTGAAATTTCTCAAACCACAGATTCTCGAAGGCTCCTAATATTCTACAGGTATTTCCTCGCCCCGCAATACCCGGAGGCCCGCATCCCGCAGGGCTTCCAATTCACCTTCTCCAGGATAGACCTCTACAGGGGCAATCCAAGCCACCTTTTTGGTAATTCCCTGAACCACATTGGTATCATGGGCAATACCACCGGTGAGTAGAATCGCATCAATCTTGCCATCCGCCGCCGCCGCCAGGGCTCCGACTTCCTTTGCAACCCGATAGATAAATCCATTCAAGACAAGCGCCGCTTCCTGATCCCCTTCACCAACCCGCTGTTCCACTTCCCGCATATCATTGGTTCCGAGGAGGCTTACAAAACCTCCATGACCGGTGAGCATTTTCCGGATCTCATGTTCACTGTATTCTCCAGAAAAACAGAGACCCACCAGGGATCCCGCCGGTATGGTCCCAGCCCGTTCCGGCGTAAAGGGCCCCTCGCCATCGAGTCCATTATTTACATCCGTAACCCGGCCCCGGCGATGCAGTCCTACCGTCACACCGCCGCCCATATGGACAACAATGAGATTTATGTCATCATAGCGCAAACCATGGGTCTTTGCATACCGCAGAGCTACCGCCCGCTGGTTCAATGCATGAAAAATAGACCGGCGCTTTATTCCCTTAATTCCGGTGAGGCGGGCCACATCATCCAGTTCATCCACCACCACCGGATCACTGATATAGGCAGGAACCCCCAGTTTGGTTGCCAGGTCATCGGCTATGAGGGCCCCCAGATTAGACGCATGCCCCCCATAACAGGCGGTACGCAGGTCTTGCTTCATCTTTTCATTCACCCGATAGGTTCCGTGAGGCAGAGGCCGTACGAGTCCTCCCCGGGCAACAATACAGTCAATAGCTTTAATATCGATAACATGGGAATCAAGCAGATCGAGAATAGCCTTTTCACGAAATTCTATCTGATCTGCTACCGTATCAAATTGAGCAAGGTCTTCGACCGAATGGGAAACACTGGAGGTAAAGACCGTTTCTTCATCCCGGTAGACCCCTATCTTGGTAGAGGTTGATCCGGGATTGATGACAAGGATGGTATATGCCATAGCATTGACAGTATATACCAAAATGGAGATTTAGCAAGAAAAATGTTGATTTTGCACAGATAAATCTTGATATTATAAAGAGAAGCAGTATACTCATACTAAAGGAGCTTTAGCGACAATAATGAACCAGACAGGATTTTCTCTCCGATTCCTTGGCCAAAATTCGTTTATCCTTACCGATGCCAGGGGATTTTCCGTCGCCATAGACCCCTACCTGAGCGACTGGTGTGCCACCCGTGGTACCAGCACCCAACCAACTGCCAAAAGCAGGCTCTTTCCGCCTGCCATAAGACCGGAAGAACTGGATGTGGACCTGGTCCTGTTAACCCATTCCCACTGTGACCATGCGGATCTAGAAACCCTGAAGGCCCTCGCCCCTAAACGGCATATCCGTATTGCAGGGCCCCGGGATGCGCTCAAGATTGCCGAAAAGGCAGGAATATCAGCGGAACGGATCAGGCTCATCCACCCGGGGGAAGAAATAACTTTTCATAGTAAACCGGGCGTACTTGCCGCGGCAGAGCAGATCCGCAGCGGCAGCGGCGAACGGGGTTTACGGGTTAAAGCAACCTTTGCATTGCCTACCGATGGTTCAGATCTGAACCATGTGGGATACCTTCTGCAATTCAGCGATGGCAGTACCTTCTGGAATACGGGGGACACCGCCTGGTGCGATATTCTCCCAGTACTGGCGGCAGGAGAAGTGGTAAAAACAATACAGGCTTGGAGAGCTGAAAACACAGAGGAAAGCCCGGGTGAACCTGGCACATCGGAGATCCCGAGCTCCCCTGAGAGCCCAGCCGGCCCTGACGTTATGGCGGTCTGCATCAATGCGGGGTACGGGAACCTCTCCCATTGGGATGCGAGCAGACTCGCCGGAGCGGCCCATGCTCGCTATGTGCTCCCCGCCCACTGGGACCTTTTTCCCCATAATTCACTGAACCCCGAGCCCTTTAGAACATCCCTCGAAAAGAATGCTCCCGGATCCATCTATTTTCTTATGGAGCGGGACCGGGAATATAGGTTCAATGAAGGCCAACTGCAACCCGCTCAGGAGAACCTCTAAAAGTCTTACGATTTATTGCTCATTCTATCGCTCAGGGTCCCCACATACTTACGGACAAAACCACAGGGTCGGTAGGTCATCTTGGCCTGCCGGAGCCCCTCATCACCCAGATCCTGTTCCCGGTTTATATAGAGGAAATGTTTTGGAAGGGATGATGCGAAGGCCTGATTGATAAACTGGTAAATTCCCTTGTAGATCTCAAGCCCCTTTTCAAAATGAACCGCAAACATGCGCCCCTTGGCCACACTTTCTCCAAGGCACCAGCCTGCTGGTTTGTTGTCCACATAGTACATGGCACCCTTAAGCCCCAGATATTCAAACCTTTCCAGAGCTTCTTTTGCGGCCACATAGTCACCTTCGATATTTTTTTCCTTACACCATTCATCCAGTACATAGAGGGCCTGAGGTACCAGTTCAGCGGTGAGGGGACGTTCTTCATAGGTATAGGAATTGATAAAGGCATTCACGAGGTTTCGTTTCTTGTGATATTTCTTGCCCGACAGCTCCGCCAGGTCAGTTCTCAGATACAGGTAGTCAAAATTATCCCGATCTTCCCGGGTTTCTATGCCCCAATCTTTCAGGTTTATACAGTTGGAACAGACCACCGAGTCGGAAAGATTTTTCCAGTAATCATGATGGGCAAAGAGGTCCTCTATAACATCCCTGGATGGAATGGAACAGGGAGTCATAAAGAACTTTTTTCCATCCCGTTCGCCGGAAATAATGATCGTATTATCATCATGAGAGAGTTGATACTGATACCGGTGCCGAAAGAGGTATAAATTGGAAAAGGTAAATTCCGAAACTCCGTCGGCGGTCATATTCAGCCGGGGATATAAATCTTCTTTCAGTTCAAGTCCTATGGGAATGAATTCGGGATATTTTGGTATTCTCATTATAGATAATAATATACAGATTGATAAACTGAAAGGGCAAGCGGATTCTGCATCTGCCGGGTCTTTACCTTACAGCCCATATTACGCATAGTATAGATATGAGTACGTTTGCACAACGATTAGCGGATACCGACATGGTAGACCGCCTGCTCCCCCGGTTCACCCGGTATGTCCAGGTATGGACCACCAGTGACCGACATATTGCGGAAACCCCTTCCACCCCGGGCCAGTGGGATCTGGCGAAAATGCTTGTGGATGAGCTTAAGGGGCTTGGTATAGAACAGGTTGAACTCACCGATCATTGCTATGTGATTGCTCGGCTCCCCGCTACACCGGGCTATGAACTGGCACCCACCATCGGTTTTATGGCCCATATAGATACCGCCAGCGATGTAAGCGGCAAGGACGTTCATCCCATCATTACCAAAAGCTATGATGGTTCGGTCATTCCCCTCAAGGATGGTATACAACTGGATCCCGCGCAGGACGAAGCCCTGGCCAAACGAATTGGGGACACGATTATCCACACCGATGGAACCACCCTCCTTGGGGCCGATGACAAGGCTGGTATAGCAGAAATCATGGCGGTGATCGACTACCTCCAGAGCCATACAGACATTGTCCATGGTCCCCTGGAAATCGTCTTTTCCCCCGATGAAGAAACCGGCAAGGGCCTGCCTGAGTTCCCCCTCTCACAATTTAAAGCAAAGGCCTTTTACACCCTCGATGGCGGGCCAGCAGGAGAACTGGAAGCAGAGTGCTTTACCGCCTATAAGATCGATGTGCTCTGTCATGGTAAGGCTATTCATATCGGGCAGGCCCGGGGAAAGCTCGCCAACGCCACCATGATGGCCGCTATCTATGCGACCATGCTCCCCCGTTCAGAAAGCCCTGAGGCTACCGACGGCTACTATGGCTATTACTGCCCCATTGAAATTAAAGGGGATCTCGAAGAGGCTTCACTGGAAATCTACATCCGCGACTTTGACCAAAAGGAAATAGAGCGGCGGCTTGCGGCATTAGAGCTTTTTGGTAAAACCGTTGAGGCCCTCTTTCCTGGCGGAAGGGTCGAAGTAAAACCCCAGCTTCAGTACATCAATATGAAAGAAAAGATTGATGAACACCCCAAAGTTCTTGAGCTGTTAGAAAAGGCTGCGGAACGGGCAGGGGTACAGGCCTACCTGAAACCAATCCGGGGCGGCACCGACGGTTCCCGGCTTACCCAGATGGGCATTCCAACCCCCAATGTGTATACCGGCGGACACAACTACCACAGCAGAACCGAATGGGCATCCCTTTCAGATATGGTGGCCGCGGCAAGAACCGTACTGGAACTGGTTCAGCTCTGGGCTCACGAGAAAACCTGAAAATGAAGCACCAGGCTCCCGACCTGACGGTCTGGGAACAACGGCTGATACACCAGTGGCGTGCCTTATCTCCGGACCGGCGCGTCCCGAACCGAAGCGGCCCGGCAGGTTCCGCAGGGGCCTCGCTCCGGCATACCCCATCCGGCGCACCGAGATCCAGGGGGCAGCACTTCCCGGACAGTTCCGCACTGCCCCCGGACAGGCTTACCCCGGCTGAATTAGATCGGGCTGCGGCGGACCTTCTGACACTCCAGCGGGGGCTTACGGGAGAACGGCACCTTATCGGTTCCGTTTATATGGATGAATCCCGCAGGCTTGGGGCATACCTGCTTTTTTACTGGTTTACCTCCTATGCACAGACCTGGGGCATGCTCGACATGGCCTTGAGCGCAAGGAGAGCTCTACATAATGGTTCTGGGGCTGCCCCGTTCCGTATCCTCGACCTCGGCTCCGGGCCGGCCCCCTGCGGCTTAGCCGCCGCCGATTGGTTGAGAGCGGCTTTTCATGTCAGCGAAATTGAACTCACCGCCTGCGACCAGAGCACCCTGGCCCTCCGCCTTGCGGGGGAGCTCGCCCAATCGGCGGGGGTCACCCTTCGCAGGGTGGCCCCCTGGCGGGCCGGCCCGGACACCATTCCAGCGGATACCTATAACTGTATTGTGATGGGACACCTTCTCAATGAACTCTGGAAGGATGAGCCGGACAGGCTTGAACAACGAACCGCCTTTCTAGAAGCATTGGGGAACCGGCTGGAAGCAGGGGGTATCCTTGTCATTCTTGAGCCCGCACTGCTGGGTACCGGACGGGACCTGCTGGTCTTGCGGGACCGGCTTGTGAGATCCGGCTGGCACATCCTGGCTCCCTGTTTTACCCAGGGCCCCTGCCCCGCGGCGGCCCAGCCTAACCAGACCTGCCATAGCGATTTTGCATGGAAACCGCCCC harbors:
- a CDS encoding C40 family peptidase, which translates into the protein MQRPIQIDLFPLKKALWFFIFISIYNTVIVFPKDTADLRTAIVTTAQKYVGVPYMYGAASPSAFDCSGFVGYVYREAANIKLPRSSRQIWVIGFPIPLAKAQPGDILVFDTSGGFPSHVALLIDKNQMIHAVSQGPKTGVMISSLNDSYFGPRLIGVRRFLSEGVATGTVADAGSKTEKVTTSTTPIASDKAQVKNEIPIDTISFTITNEPVIYTDKIPAQVGSGVQFIVSNGTGKDGTFEILFYKMDMDPAKAKTIRQDRIQIKTGASLELDPIILTETGQYKLILKTSSNLKRVERVWKVVSSK
- a CDS encoding 2-oxoacid:acceptor oxidoreductase family protein is translated as MTEKSFFAGFGGQGIISLGQIWVYLAMEEGKNVTFFPFYGAEKRGGIARAGVIVSDEEIASPLVTTPDSVLVMNQDSLALCEKIVKPDGLMLVNSTLVKTAPERKDIRLVKVDAQGIAEKIGDAKIANMVALGALAKLTGALKLTDTERILKKFFPETKHKFIPMNLEAIQTGYKAV
- a CDS encoding thiamine pyrophosphate-dependent enzyme; the encoded protein is MMKKLYGHPGSLKTVSTKYCAGCGHGVIHRLITEVIDEMNMRERAIITNPVGCSIWADLYFDFDSVQPPHGRTPAAATGIKRVLPDHLVICYQGDGDLAAIGTAEIIHAANRGEKFTVIFVNNAIYGMTGGQMAPTTLVGQKATTAPLGRDPVGAGMGYPIQVCELLATLGGTRYLARGAVNTPANVRKTKQYIKKAFQTQMNGEGFTMVEILSQCPTNWGMEPQDAVEWLENNMIPYYHLGEIKNELAGASEGAAAASTGLGGAAAKGAAR
- a CDS encoding sensor histidine kinase, translated to MALIKLSIRLKLVMFYIIAISAVAILDLYVQLVTYQGVQEFDIRLNRYHRIHQLRLDLGQQFQRVERQLREGTTPDESQLAFEQQSLYFSLSQLEADDHESKNVYFNLRATRRGLDAYFLLLAKGIAKREMRELGWYQDIALANRIVNYIDGYLAATLSDAMQAGAHIYQILIKRIHRIRIFTLELLGICIGIFIITGVAFSSSIAKPIHRLAEVSQHIAQGELNVPEIYTNTGDEIDILSQSFNTMSRNIKKMVQDLQEKAKLERQLREEELALREAQFINLQDQIRPHFLFNAINTIARTALFEEAHETEKLALALGTLFRYALASPEAFVTIQEEADVVEEYLKFQALRFGKRLRWVMRIQKCVRSVLIPRFTLQPLVENAVRHGIEPLEQGGMVSVDITRKSSTVFVKIKDTGKGMVVEKGCAVHEGLGISNVRKRLLLCYGDGAILRLTSKEGQGTKVLLKIPVRPKMETMIHEYHTHIDS
- a CDS encoding sensor domain-containing diguanylate cyclase, with protein sequence MLRNYLPLKKLSLQQKIQKSPYLFTLLKGTGVFMKDYETGEVIPNTLWKNLGYSEKDMKQDNWLKFIHKEDLHKAQDFHRRLLHGESDLWEGQYRIQARSGEYYAIRHRALILERSAEKVPRIYIGWDVDITDMVKKLEEANKQISIYQHLLLRSEEIRHAVSILSTTLDPYEAAEQMMYQVKKLITFDAAVVRVLEENESIVLAASGFTSKSCPLQVPTLTLTSLQFTTPNPQLYTPATGPYRSVLVVPIYKKNNLIGCLELFAKNANHFSNEDIGNAMLFSEQAGIAFTNALRYKVREQEAATDWLTGLPTRRSFHARLNRMLLESRPDEIYSILMIDIDNFKYINDNYGHLFGDTVLIAIASACKETFRANDISCRYGGEEILILLHGADQKAATIVAERIREHVQQLSFTEYPKVSVTVSVGIYTTTYQEDIRDAIACADEALYRAKESGRNRCILYN
- a CDS encoding 4Fe-4S dicluster domain-containing protein — protein: MAKRGKVVIDREMCKGCYLCVRACPVKVLEPDTNPNSTGTYPSFAKYAEKCIACGSCYQVCPDVCIEVYELEGDEA
- the vorB gene encoding 3-methyl-2-oxobutanoate dehydrogenase subunit VorB; translated protein: MSEEKRLMKGNEAIAEAAIRAGCTAYYGYPITPQNELTAYMARHMLARGRIFIQAESEVAAINMVYGSSAAGARAMTSSSSPGVSLKQEGISYAAGADIPLVLANVVRGGPGLGSIAPSQADYFQSTRGGGHGDYYTIVLAPKSVQEAADLTYLAFDLADTWRIPVILQADGMIGQMMEGVVLPPERDLKSLPKRDWTVGHQAGTSRPARHISSLDLVPENLEAKVKARFQRYEAIKAKEVRYELIGEDADLYMVAYGTSARVCLGAKKLADKAGIKLGLFRPITLWPFPEQVLSRLAERKKPFLTVEMSMGQMVEDVRLSVLGRTPVHFLGHCGGVIPTEEEVFAEAKRILGR